Below is a genomic region from Aminiphilus circumscriptus DSM 16581.
TACTGCTCCACTATCGGTCGCTTATGGTATTTAGCCTTGGAGGATGGGCCCCCCTGATTCAGACGGAATTTCACGTGCTCCGCCCTACTCGGGATCCGACTTCCGAAGGTCCGTTCCTTTCGCCTACGAGGCTTTCACTCTCTGCGGCAGGCTTTCCCAACACCTTTCGGCTAGAAACGAACTTGCTCACTTCGGGAAGACGCTGCGGCATCTTCGCATTCGGTCCCTCGACCCCGACTACGCAACGCCCGCAGGCTTGGCACGTACTCGGTTTAGGCTCTGCCCGTTTCGCTCACCACTACTCGGGGCATCTCTTCGATTTCTTCTCCTCCGGTTACTGAGATGTTTCACTTCACCGGGTTGCCGCCTCTTGCGAGGCGCCTCGTCTTCTACGAGGCGGGTTGCCCCATTCGGGTATCCGCGGTTCTCGGGATGCTTGCTCCTCCCCGCGGCTTTTCGCAGCTTGCCACGCCCTTCTTCGGCCATAAGCGCCAAGGCATCCCCCGCGTGCCCTTGATACCTCTCCCTCTTGCTGCTGCTACGGTTGTCAAGATGCTTCGGGTTCTCTATACCCTACAAGTCCGAAGGCGCAGAGAGTGCATACGGGGCTCCTTAGAAAGGAGGTGATCCAGCCGCACCTTCCGGTACGGCTACCTTGTTACGACTTCACCCCCCTCACCAGACACACCTTCGACGGCTCCTCCCTTAAAAAAGGTTAGGCCACCGGCTTCGGGTGCACCCGACTCGGGTGGTGTGACGGGCGGTGTGTACAAGGCCCGGGAACGTATTCACCGCGGCTTGGCTGATCCGCGATTACTAGCGATTCCAGCTTCATGGAGTCGGGTTGCAGACTCCAATCCGAACTGGGAACGGCTTTCTTAGGATCCGCTCAGGGTCGCCCCTTCGCTTCCCGTTGTGCCGCCCATTGTAGCACGTGTGTCGCCCTGGACATAAGGGCCATGATGACTTGACGTCATCCCCACCTTCCTCCGGCTTGTCGCCGGCAGTCCGCCGAGAGTTCCCGCCCGTAGCGTTGGCAACTCGGCGCAGGGGTTGCGCTCGTTGCGGGACTTAACCCAACATCTCACGACACGAGCTGACGACAGCCATGCAGCACCTGTGCACGCTCCCTCACCGAAATGAGGGTCCTTCACCTTTCAGTTCCGTACTACGTGCATGTCAAACCCAGGTAAGGTTCTTCGGTTTGCATCGAATTAAACCACGTGCTCCACCGCTTGTGCGGGCCCCCGTCAATTCCTTTGAGTTTCAGTCTTGCGACCGTACTCCCCAGGCGGAATGCTTATCGCGTTAACTCCGGCACGGATGCCCGACGGCACCCACACCTAGCATTCATCGTTTACGGCTGGGACTACCGGGGTATCTAATCCCGTTCGCTCCCCCAGCTTTCGCACTTGAGCGTCAGTATCCGGCCAGGAAGCCGCCTTCGCCACTGGTGTTCCTCCCGATATCTACGCATTTCACCGCTACACCGGGAATTCCACTTCCCTCTCCGGTACTCCAGTCCGACGGTTTCGTCCGCAAACAAGGGTTGAGCCCTCGCCTTTCACAAACGACCTGTCGGTCCGCCTGCGTGCCCTTTACGCCCAGTGATTCCGGACAACGCTCGCCCCCTACGTATTACCGCGGCTGCTGGCACGTAGTTTGCCGGGGCTTCCTCGTGTGGTACCGTCACTCGCTTCTTCCCACACAACAGGAGTTTACATCCCGAGGGACTTCTTCCTCCACGCGGCGTCGCTGGGTCAGGGTTGCCCCCATTGCCCAATATTCCCCACTGCTGCCTCCCGTAGGAGTCTGGACCGTATCTCAGTTCCAGTGTGGCCGGTCGCCCTCTCAGGCCGGCTTGCCGTCTTCGCCTTGGTAGGCCGTTACCCCACCAACCAGCTGATAGCCCGCGAGTCCCTCCGGAAGCGGATCGCTCCCTTTCACCTCTCGGCTTATGGGGTCTTAGCAGTCGTTTCCAACTGTTGTCCCCCTCTTCCAGATAGGTCCTCACGCGTCACTCACCCGTCCGCCACTAACATCCGGCTTCAGCAAGCTTCCACCAAATGCCCGTCCGACTTGCATGTGTTAGGCACGCCGCCAGCGTTCGTCCTGAGCCAGGATCAAACTCTCCAGAGTTTTCCTGCTGCTCGCTCTTCGGCTTCCGCCGATAGGGCTTCCCCTTCACGCTTCACCATAAAAAGATTGCTCCCCTACGGCTCCACGACTCCGAGGGCGCCCTTCCCGTCTTTCTCTCTGCTGCCTTCGAACTTGTCAAGGTGCTGTTACTTCACGGCCCTTCCGGAGCGCGCAGGGGAGATACTACCAGCCTCGACTACTCACGTCAACCCCCTCTTTCTCCTTTTTTATTCCTGACTTTTATTGATCTTTTTGGGACTCTTGGAAATGAAGAAGCAAGGGGATTTTTTGAAATATTTTTGATCATGAGGATTTTCACAGACCGAGATACACAGCCCGAGAAAAGGAACGAACGGGAACGCCGATACTACATCAAAAGTGAAAAGTGCCACGTAAAAAAAGAAAGAGTGCCTTCCTCGTTCCCCCTCTCGAGAACAAGGGGACAACGAAGAAAGCGCTCTTTTGGAAAAACGGGCACGCCTTCCAGAAACGCTCAGATAGACGTGTCCCGTGCGATTGCTTCGAGAGCGTCGAACACCGACTCGATTTGGTCGCCCTCGCCCTTGAGAGTGATCGTATCGCCACATTCGATGCCCATGCTCATGATTCCCAGGATGCTCTTGGCGTCCGCCTCCTTGTCCCCCTTCGCGACCACGATCTTTCCAGAGAAGGATGCGGCCTTTTGCACAAAAAGCGCCGCAGGTCTGGCGTGCAATCCATGAGGGTTTTTGACCTCCACGATCCGTTGACTCACCCTATTCCACTCTCCTCCTGCACGTTTTCTCCACGCTCTTACAAGACAATTTCCCCACGACAAGTCATCCACTCTTCAGCCGGCTTGCTTCTCCTCCGCTTCGAGGGAACGGCTCGCGACGATATCCACACCCGTCCCGCAGACATCATCAAGGATGACCTGGCCAATTGTGACAGGGGCCTCGACGACGACTCGGGCCACTTCTCGGGCGATGTCGAACAGCTTTTCCTTGGGAACGGCACTCTTGCTCCGCACAGGCACGACCGGAAGCAAGCCCCCGGAAACCTTGACGGTGCTGGCAAAGACACGCGTGGGGTTTCGCACCTCCGCCTCTGCGTAGGTCTCACCACGCATGCAGGCGTTGCCCTCGACTTTTACGATCCGCCCCTCTTCCATGTGTACGGTGAGCATGCATCCCACCGGGCAGGAAACACAAATGAACTTTCTCGTTTCACGCTGTGTCATGACTCTCACTCCTCCTCGACGTCAACGGTGATTTCTCTGACATCCGGAGGCAACATCCGCAACTGCTCCGCCTTGATGTGCACTTCGTTCATCTCTCCCGGACGCGCATAACGCAACGTTTTGGAGAACAAACCATGATCGGCGGTAACGCGGCACCGTTGTTCGACAGGTTTCGTCACGCGAAGGAAAATCGTCGCATCCTCCTGATCGGAAAGCCATTGGGGAGAGAAAAGGCGAACATTTTCCCCACCTCGAACATCGAAACGGCGCGTTGCCTTGGGTAATCCGTCGAGAGCGAACAACGCCGCGTTTTTTCCAGCCTTGTATCCTTCCGCGCTGACCCAATCCACAAGGTCATAGACGATCACCACGTTTCCCGCCGCAAACACATTCTCCCGCGTTGTCTGCAGACACTGATTAACCACCGGACCTCCCGTCACGGGATGGATCTGAACCCCTGCCATACGGGAAAGCTCGTTCTCCGGTATCAATCCCACCGCGAGAAGCAGTGTGTCGCAAGCGACGAATCGCTCCGTTCCGAGGATGGGCTTTTTGTTCGCGTCAACCTTCGCCACGGTCACACCTTCAAGGCGGTCCTTTCCGTGGACCCGGGTGACCGTGTGATCCAGGTAGAAGGGGATGCCGTAGTCGTCGAGGCATTGCGCAATGTTTCTCCGCAGACCTCCCGGCCAGGACATGATCTCGAAAACGCCCTCTACGGAGGCACCTTCCCACATCATTCTCCGGGCCATGATGAGACCGATGTCCCCCGAACCGAGGACTACCACGCGGTTTCCCGGCATGTAGCCCTCCATGTTGACAAAGCGCTGGGCCGTCCCCGCCGTGTAAATGCCGGCAGGCCTGCTGCCGGGAACACGAATGGCGCCGAGAGGGCGCTCCCGGCACCCCATGCCCAACACAATTGCTCCTGCGTGGACATGCCGAATTCCTTCGTTGGGGTTCATCGTCCAGAAAGATCCATCTTCCTCCATTCTGAACACCATTGTGTTCGTCCGAAACGTAACCCCTGCACCGTGTGCCCGTTCAATCCACCGGTGCATGTACTCCGGCCCTGTCAACTCTTCCTTGAACGTGTGCAGGCCGAATCCTGGGTGGATGCACTGCTGCAGGATCCCCCCCAGATCCCAGTCCCTTTCGAAGACGACCACATGTTCCGCACCGGCCTCCCGTGCGCCGATTCCGGCGGCGACACCAGCAGGCCCCGCCCCGATGACCGCCACATCGATTCTGATGTCTGTCATCATTCGTTCCCCCTGAACCAATACTCCTTGGTACGCCCCACGAGAAGCCTCGAGTGCCCGCCGTGCCGAGTCACTTCCTCAAGGGGAATTCCGAGTTCCCGAGCAAGAATGTCCGCCACGCGAGGTCCGCAGAATCCGCCCTGACAACGCCCAGCACCGGCTCTTGTCCAGATCTTGACCGCCGCGACCGTACGGGCGCCTCGCCGAATGGCCTCTACAACCTGCGCCTCCGTGACGGTCTCGCAGCGACAGACGATCTGAGCAAAGCGGGGATCCCGCCGCACGAGTGCCTCTCGCTCCTCCATGGAGAGCTCCGCGAATCGGGGAATGTGTGTTCTCTCGGGAACGAAATGTGGATTGGGTGTCATGATCACCCTGTCGGCAAGCTCCTCCCGGAGCATCTCCACCACGTGGAGCGCGATGGCAGGGGCGCTGGTAAAACCCGGAGATTTGATTCCCGCAACGTTGACGAAGCCGCGGGGTTTTCGGAGAACGGCGATGTTGAAATCGCCGGAAAGCGTGTTGGCTCTCACGCCGGCAAAAGAGGTGATAACCGCTCCCGAAGGAATGTCCGGAACAAGCTTCCTTGCCCCATCGAGCACCTCTTCGAGTCCCTTCATCGTTGTGGAGGTATCTTCCAAATCGGTCTGCGGTGTGGAGGTCGGACCGATGAGCAGATTATGCTCGGCAGTGCTTGCAACAGTGATTCCTTTTCCCTTCGCGCTCGGGCAGGCGAAGAAAAATCCCTTCACGAGGTGTCCCACCGTTTTGTCCGTGATAAAATACTCCCCTCTGGTGGGCCGGATGCGCACACTCTCTTCTCCGGCCATCCGAGAGATCTCCCCCGCATGGACTCCCGCCGCATTGATCACCACCGGTGCGAGAAAGCGTCCCTTGGTCGTCTCGACACCGAAAACCTCCTGTTTTTCCTCTGAGCAGAGAAGCCCCGTCACTTGTGTCTCGAGGAAAAGTTCCACGCCGTTCTGCTGCGCGTTGTCCATGAACGCCAAGACGGCTTCGAAGTTGTTCACGATTGCTCCGCTCGGGGCCCAGAGCGCCGCCCGGATCTCACGGCTCGCATGAGGCTCTCTGTCGCGCAGCGTATCGCCGGAGATGATCTCCATTCCTGGAACGCCGTTCCTTTTCCCCTGATCCAGCAGCGCATCCAGATGACGGATCTCGTCCTCTTCGAAGGCGCAGACGTAGGAACCACATTCCCGAAGGGTGAAGTCGAGCGGTCCCTGCAGTTCGTGAAAACGCCTGTTCCCGGAAGGACAGAATCGGGCCTTCTGTGTGCCCGGTTTATCGTCATAACCGGCATGAATCATGGCACTGTTCGCCCGACTCGCCCCGGAAGGAATTTCCGCAGCCTTGTCCAACACCGCAACGCGCATCGCATACGCCGAAAGCTCCCTGGCCAGCGCCGCCCCTACGATGCCGGCTCCGATGATGATCACATCGAAGAGCCTTTGAATCACTTCCACCGCCCCCATTTTTGATTCCGCATTCTCGGAAAAAAGTACGAGCGAGAGGGTGCACGCAGACGTTGCGTGCACCCTCTCGCTCTCTGATCGCACGTATTCGATAGGAAGGTCTTTTTATACAGGCCTTACATACAGGTCAAGGGCTATTCCGTCCACCCCTTGGCCTTTTCGACGGCCTTTTTCCAGCCTTTGTACTGGCACTCCCGCTTTCCTGCCTCCATGAGAGCATCGAACTGGCGATCGCTCGCCCAGTGGTGCTTCAATTCATCCGTGCTCTTCCAGAAACCGACCGCAAGACCTGCCGCATAGGCAGCACCGAGAGCAGTGGTTTCGTTGACCACGGGACGATCCACCGTGACGCCCAGAATATCCGCCTGCATCTGCATGAGCAGATTATTCTTCACCGCGCCACCGTCAACCTTCAGCACGGAAAGCTCGACGCCGGAATCCTTGTTCATGGCCTCGAGAACATCTCTGGTCTGGTAGCAGATGCTCTCCAGCGTCGCACGGATAATGTGCTCTTTCCGGATGTAGCGCGTCAGGCCGACAATTGCTCCACGAGCGCTCATATCCCAATAGGGAGCATAGAGTCCGGAGAACGCGGGCACGAAATAGATGCCGCCGCAGTCATCGACCTTGCGGGCAAAATACTCGCTGTCCGGTGCGTCGTCGAAGAGCCGCAGATTGTCCCGGAGCCACTGCACGGCCGCACCGGTGATGGCGATGGACCCTTCGAGAGCATAGGTGCACTTGCCCTCGGCGAGGCTGTAACCGGCCGTCGTAAGCAGCCCGTTTTTCGACGGCGTGGGAGTTTCTCCGATGTTCATGAGCATGAAGCAACCCGTTCCGTAGGTGTTCTTCGCATCACCCTTGCCGAAGCAGGCCTGACCGAAGAGAGCGGCCTGCTGGTCGCCCAGGTCTCCCGCCACGGGAATCTCGGCGCCGAAGGGACCATCCTTCTTCGTGCTGCCGTAAACGAAACTCGACGGCTTGATCTGGGGCAGCATGGCAAGAGGAACGTCGAGGAACTTGGCCATCTCCTCGTCCCACTTGAGGGTCTCAATGTTCATGAGAAGGGTTCTGGACGCGTTGGAAACGTCGGTGACATGCACGCCGCCGTTGGGGCCGCCGGTGATGTTCCAGATAACCCATGTGTCGATGTTGCCAAAGAGCAGTTCACCCTTCGCGGCTTTTTCTCGGGAACCCGGTACGTGATCGAGGATCCATTTGATCTTGGTTCCCGAAAAATAGGGGCTGATAAGCAAGCCCGTGTGATCCTTCACCTTCCCGCAACCGGTAATGTCCTGACCCCATCCGGGAATGTTCTTCCATTCCTCGCAGAATTCCTGGGTCCGCATACACTGCCAGACGATGGCATTGTAAATGGGCTTCCCCGTGGCCTTTTCCCAAACAACGGTGGTTTCGCGCTGATTCGTGACACCGATGGACGCGATCTCCTCGGGGTTGATCTTGCCTTTTTTCAACGCGCCGCGAATGACATCCTGCGTGCGGGACCAGATTTCCATGGCATCATGCTCAACCCAACCGGGCTTCGGGTAAATCTGCGCATGTTCCATCTGGTCGGAGCAAACGGGCAGTCCCTTGGAATCGAACACCATGCAGCGAGTGCTCGTCGTTCCCTGGTCAATGGCCACGACATATTTCTTCTCCGTCACCGCACATCTCCTCCTCTTCTTCTGTCCACGAATTTCCCAACCCAAATTCCCACAGACACAAACACCGCATTTTACCGGGAAAGCTTGCTGAGCAGGCGCGCCTCCCCGGCAACCTGAGCGACGCGCTCCAAGGGAGAACCGATACTGGCTTCGACACTCGCCATCATCGCACCTTCCAGGATCGGTGCATCGACGATAAGCACTTTTTTGGCATCATCACCGAGAAATTCCAAGGCAGACCGGGCGGAAAGAACGGCGCTCCCCAAATCAGGAACGAGAACGACTCCCTCCGCTTCTTCCAGAAGTCCTCCGAGGGCCTCGACGATACTCGACACAGAGGTTCCCAATTCCCCTTCTTCGGTTCCGCCCACGGCACGAACGGGGACTATACCACCGCTCATCTGCGAAGCGATCTCCGCGATACCCTCCGCCGCCTTGGCACTGTGAGAGACAACGAGAATGCCGATCACGCGTTTACCCCCTCAAACCTTCGAGCATTGCCGAAAGGATGAGAAACGTGGAGGTGGCTCCGGGATCCTGATGGCCTGCGGAACGTTCTCCCAAATAGCTGGCGCGCCCTTTTCTCGCCACAAGGGGAATAGTGCGCTTCATGCCATCTTCGGCGGAAGCAATCCCTTTTTCGAGAACCGCCGGGAGATCCTCGCCATTCGACGCGGCGGCTTTCATGGCTTCCAACGCTGGCATCAACGCATCCACCATGGTCTTGTCCTCGAGTTGCGCCTTGCCGAGAGCAAGGATCCCTTTCAACCCCTCCTCGAAAGCCTCCACGAAATCGGTGCTGTTCACTTCCTGCTTTGTTCCGAATTTCATGGACATGCGCATGAACAGAGTCCCATAGAGTGGTCCCGAGGCGCCGCCGACAGAGCCCATGAGCGTCATGGCCACATCCTTGAAAACACCGCCGACCTCCGTGTAGGCCCCCGCCTTGATTTTTTCTTGGGCTTTCATAAATCCACGGCTCATGTTGATGCCGTGGTCGGCATCACCAATGGCCGAGTCAAGCTCCGTCAAATATTCCTTGTGCGAGACGATGGCTTCCGTTACGTGCTCGAAAACCCTACGCGCCTGCTCGACGTTCATGGGCATCCAGAGGACCTACTTTCCCCAACGAAGGGCCGGCGTGTGAACGGGATAATCCCAAAGTGCCTTGAGCTGGCTGTCGAGCTTGAGCAAGGTGATGGAGAATCCTTGCATTTCCAGGCTCGTGATGTAATTCCCCACAAGTTTCCGGGCAATGCGGATTTTCTTTGCATCGAGGAACTTCACGAGATCGTTGTACAGAAGATAGAGTTCAATGAGAGGTGTTCCGCCCATTCCGTTGACGAACGCCACCACCTCATCGCCCTCGGAGAAGGGAAGGTCGTTCACGATCGCACCAGCCATCATCTCCACGATCTCTTTGGCGGGCATCATCTTCATCCGCTTCCGGCCTGGCTCTCCATGAATACCGATACCGATCTCCATCTCGTCCTCGGGAAGATCGAAAGTCGGCTTGCCTGCAGCCGGGACAGCACAGGAGGTCAACGCCATGCCCATGGTGCGCACATTGGCATTTACCTTCTCGCAAACGGCTTTTACTTCGTCGAGGGGTGCACCGAGTTCCGCCATGGCTCCGACGATTTTCTCGGCGAGCACGGTCCCGCCCACGCCACGACGTCCGGCGGTATAAAGAGAATCCTG
It encodes:
- a CDS encoding HPr family phosphocarrier protein gives rise to the protein MSQRIVEVKNPHGLHARPAALFVQKAASFSGKIVVAKGDKEADAKSILGIMSMGIECGDTITLKGEGDQIESVFDALEAIARDTSI
- a CDS encoding DUF1667 domain-containing protein, with product MTQRETRKFICVSCPVGCMLTVHMEEGRIVKVEGNACMRGETYAEAEVRNPTRVFASTVKVSGGLLPVVPVRSKSAVPKEKLFDIAREVARVVVEAPVTIGQVILDDVCGTGVDIVASRSLEAEEKQAG
- a CDS encoding NAD(P)/FAD-dependent oxidoreductase, which gives rise to MTDIRIDVAVIGAGPAGVAAGIGAREAGAEHVVVFERDWDLGGILQQCIHPGFGLHTFKEELTGPEYMHRWIERAHGAGVTFRTNTMVFRMEEDGSFWTMNPNEGIRHVHAGAIVLGMGCRERPLGAIRVPGSRPAGIYTAGTAQRFVNMEGYMPGNRVVVLGSGDIGLIMARRMMWEGASVEGVFEIMSWPGGLRRNIAQCLDDYGIPFYLDHTVTRVHGKDRLEGVTVAKVDANKKPILGTERFVACDTLLLAVGLIPENELSRMAGVQIHPVTGGPVVNQCLQTTRENVFAAGNVVIVYDLVDWVSAEGYKAGKNAALFALDGLPKATRRFDVRGGENVRLFSPQWLSDQEDATIFLRVTKPVEQRCRVTADHGLFSKTLRYARPGEMNEVHIKAEQLRMLPPDVREITVDVEEE
- a CDS encoding NAD(P)/FAD-dependent oxidoreductase, with translation MIQRLFDVIIIGAGIVGAALARELSAYAMRVAVLDKAAEIPSGASRANSAMIHAGYDDKPGTQKARFCPSGNRRFHELQGPLDFTLRECGSYVCAFEEDEIRHLDALLDQGKRNGVPGMEIISGDTLRDREPHASREIRAALWAPSGAIVNNFEAVLAFMDNAQQNGVELFLETQVTGLLCSEEKQEVFGVETTKGRFLAPVVINAAGVHAGEISRMAGEESVRIRPTRGEYFITDKTVGHLVKGFFFACPSAKGKGITVASTAEHNLLIGPTSTPQTDLEDTSTTMKGLEEVLDGARKLVPDIPSGAVITSFAGVRANTLSGDFNIAVLRKPRGFVNVAGIKSPGFTSAPAIALHVVEMLREELADRVIMTPNPHFVPERTHIPRFAELSMEEREALVRRDPRFAQIVCRCETVTEAQVVEAIRRGARTVAAVKIWTRAGAGRCQGGFCGPRVADILARELGIPLEEVTRHGGHSRLLVGRTKEYWFRGNE
- the glpK gene encoding glycerol kinase GlpK → MTEKKYVVAIDQGTTSTRCMVFDSKGLPVCSDQMEHAQIYPKPGWVEHDAMEIWSRTQDVIRGALKKGKINPEEIASIGVTNQRETTVVWEKATGKPIYNAIVWQCMRTQEFCEEWKNIPGWGQDITGCGKVKDHTGLLISPYFSGTKIKWILDHVPGSREKAAKGELLFGNIDTWVIWNITGGPNGGVHVTDVSNASRTLLMNIETLKWDEEMAKFLDVPLAMLPQIKPSSFVYGSTKKDGPFGAEIPVAGDLGDQQAALFGQACFGKGDAKNTYGTGCFMLMNIGETPTPSKNGLLTTAGYSLAEGKCTYALEGSIAITGAAVQWLRDNLRLFDDAPDSEYFARKVDDCGGIYFVPAFSGLYAPYWDMSARGAIVGLTRYIRKEHIIRATLESICYQTRDVLEAMNKDSGVELSVLKVDGGAVKNNLLMQMQADILGVTVDRPVVNETTALGAAYAAGLAVGFWKSTDELKHHWASDRQFDALMEAGKRECQYKGWKKAVEKAKGWTE
- the dhaM gene encoding dihydroxyacetone kinase phosphoryl donor subunit DhaM, giving the protein MIGILVVSHSAKAAEGIAEIASQMSGGIVPVRAVGGTEEGELGTSVSSIVEALGGLLEEAEGVVLVPDLGSAVLSARSALEFLGDDAKKVLIVDAPILEGAMMASVEASIGSPLERVAQVAGEARLLSKLSR
- the dhaL gene encoding dihydroxyacetone kinase subunit DhaL gives rise to the protein MPMNVEQARRVFEHVTEAIVSHKEYLTELDSAIGDADHGINMSRGFMKAQEKIKAGAYTEVGGVFKDVAMTLMGSVGGASGPLYGTLFMRMSMKFGTKQEVNSTDFVEAFEEGLKGILALGKAQLEDKTMVDALMPALEAMKAAASNGEDLPAVLEKGIASAEDGMKRTIPLVARKGRASYLGERSAGHQDPGATSTFLILSAMLEGLRG
- the dhaK gene encoding dihydroxyacetone kinase subunit DhaK, translated to MKKLINKVDDIVVESLAGLEAAHCDLVKLHPSVKAVLRADAPNCKVAVISGGGSGHEPLHGGFVGFGMLDAACPGEIFTSPTPDQMYEAAKAVQGGKGVLFIVKNYTGDVMNFQMAADMLAAEGIPVAQVIIDDDVAVQDSLYTAGRRGVGGTVLAEKIVGAMAELGAPLDEVKAVCEKVNANVRTMGMALTSCAVPAAGKPTFDLPEDEMEIGIGIHGEPGRKRMKMMPAKEIVEMMAGAIVNDLPFSEGDEVVAFVNGMGGTPLIELYLLYNDLVKFLDAKKIRIARKLVGNYITSLEMQGFSITLLKLDSQLKALWDYPVHTPALRWGK